Proteins co-encoded in one Spartobacteria bacterium genomic window:
- the lptB gene encoding LPS export ABC transporter ATP-binding protein encodes MTHANEYLIRTDQLVKAYHGKRVVDGIDLNVRPGEIVGLLGPNGAGKTTSFYMIVGLTRPTSGSVHFENTDVSSLPMYRRARMGMGYLAQEPSIFRRMTVRENVMAILETLPMSSAQRKQRLEQLLEELKISRLADQKAYTLSGGERRRLEITRALVTDPSLILLDEPFSGVDPLAVYDVQQIIKELSRKGLGILITDHNVRETLAIVDRAYLICEGKVLREGTSEFLIDDKVSRELYLGPRFSM; translated from the coding sequence ATGACGCATGCAAATGAATATCTGATCAGGACCGACCAGCTCGTCAAGGCGTATCACGGAAAACGAGTTGTGGATGGCATAGACCTGAATGTGCGGCCAGGGGAGATTGTTGGTTTGCTTGGGCCCAACGGTGCCGGCAAAACCACCAGTTTCTACATGATCGTCGGACTGACCCGTCCTACTTCGGGCTCGGTTCATTTTGAGAACACCGATGTATCGTCTTTGCCTATGTACCGCAGAGCACGTATGGGCATGGGCTATCTGGCTCAGGAGCCATCCATCTTTCGGCGTATGACGGTTAGAGAAAACGTCATGGCGATTCTCGAGACCCTGCCTATGTCTTCTGCACAGCGCAAACAGCGGCTGGAGCAGCTGCTGGAGGAGTTAAAGATTTCCCGTCTGGCTGATCAGAAAGCCTACACGCTCAGTGGCGGCGAACGCCGGCGTCTTGAAATTACCCGTGCGCTGGTAACCGACCCCTCATTGATTTTGCTGGATGAACCCTTCAGCGGCGTCGATCCGCTGGCTGTGTATGACGTACAGCAGATTATCAAGGAACTAAGTCGGAAAGGACTGGGTATTTTAATAACCGATCACAATGTGCGTGAAACACTGGCTATTGTGGATCGGGCATATTTGATTTGTGAAGGCAAGGTGCTGCGTGAGGGCACCAGTGAGTTTCTTATCGATGATAAGGTGAGTCGTGAGCTGTACCTCGGCCCGCGATTCAGCATGTGA
- the hprK gene encoding HPr(Ser) kinase/phosphatase: MSVSVDEFFEAGRETLQMEYEVGTASSLRRVIHERAINRPGLALSGYMRYFANRRIQVLGLAEFAYLSSLDEAAQEACLEQICKKHIPCIVLTRNRKATKALMRVAKHHKIPVLRSALITSDFINEATLIMEELSAPHMRFQGTMIDILGIGVIIEGPAGVGKSEAALGLISRGHSLVSDDVTILKRTGSGTLVGHAPEITRYHLEIRGLGIVHVPSLFGVGAIRREMNLDLLVSLHHWDPRVEDDRTGLAGNNREVMGVSIPIIALPVAAGRDVAHVIEVAALNHKLKILGHDAAKELDAKLVSRLMGRTHSPLVE, from the coding sequence ATGTCGGTTTCTGTAGATGAATTTTTCGAAGCAGGGAGAGAAACGCTCCAAATGGAGTATGAAGTGGGTACGGCATCCTCTTTGCGTCGCGTAATCCATGAACGGGCAATTAATCGTCCGGGCTTGGCTCTGTCAGGCTATATGCGGTACTTTGCCAATCGCCGGATTCAGGTGCTTGGTCTGGCTGAATTTGCCTATTTAAGCAGTCTGGATGAGGCTGCACAGGAAGCCTGTCTGGAACAGATTTGTAAAAAGCATATTCCCTGTATCGTTTTAACACGGAACAGAAAAGCTACAAAAGCGTTGATGCGTGTGGCTAAGCATCATAAAATTCCGGTGCTGCGTAGTGCCTTGATTACGAGTGATTTTATCAATGAGGCCACGTTGATTATGGAAGAACTCAGTGCGCCGCATATGCGCTTTCAGGGGACGATGATCGATATTCTTGGTATCGGTGTCATCATTGAAGGTCCCGCCGGAGTGGGCAAAAGTGAGGCGGCTCTGGGGTTGATTTCACGCGGGCACAGTTTGGTGTCCGATGACGTAACTATATTAAAAAGAACTGGTTCAGGAACTCTGGTGGGACATGCCCCTGAGATTACACGCTATCATTTGGAAATTCGCGGATTGGGCATAGTACATGTACCGAGTCTGTTTGGCGTGGGGGCTATTCGCCGTGAGATGAATCTGGATCTGCTGGTTAGTCTGCACCACTGGGATCCGCGCGTCGAGGATGACCGCACGGGATTGGCTGGAAATAATCGGGAAGTCATGGGGGTTAGTATTCCGATTATTGCCTTACCGGTCGCGGCCGGGCGCGATGTGGCTCATGTTATTGAAGTGGCTGCATTAAATCATAAATTGAAAATTTTAGGGCATGACGCCGCAAAAGAGCTGGATGCGAAACTGGTTAGCCGGCTGATGGGTAGAACGCATTCACCGTTAGTGGAATAA
- the raiA gene encoding ribosome-associated translation inhibitor RaiA — translation MDVIITSRHMEKKADTVSQYARDKVAESIGAFPRVESVHVILNLEGYRHIAELVIQGKSHLRVEATSESDDMYVSIDSAIDKAVKQLRRSRDKVQDHQTADLAEAEKIIRQEIDADENASEKEA, via the coding sequence GTGGACGTCATCATTACAAGTCGGCATATGGAAAAGAAAGCGGACACTGTGAGTCAGTATGCGAGAGATAAGGTGGCCGAGTCCATCGGAGCCTTTCCGCGCGTAGAGAGTGTTCATGTAATTTTGAATTTGGAAGGATATCGCCACATTGCGGAACTGGTTATTCAGGGTAAGTCACATTTACGGGTGGAAGCCACGTCCGAGTCCGATGACATGTACGTTTCCATAGATAGCGCCATTGATAAAGCGGTGAAGCAGTTACGCCGTTCGCGCGATAAAGTGCAGGATCATCAGACCGCCGACCTGGCAGAAGCTGAAAAGATTATCCGCCAGGAAATCGACGCAGATGAAAATGCCTCTGAAAAAGAAGCATAG
- a CDS encoding HPr family phosphocarrier protein translates to MSDKVERKLKLTNKYGLHARPAALFVKTANHYQSDIIVCKDGIEVSGKSIMGLLTIEGYTGSTLTITIEGHDCNDAMAAITELFENKFYEE, encoded by the coding sequence ATGTCAGATAAAGTTGAGCGAAAATTGAAATTGACCAATAAGTACGGGCTTCATGCCCGTCCAGCTGCACTTTTTGTCAAAACAGCAAACCACTATCAATCCGATATTATTGTTTGCAAAGATGGGATTGAAGTGTCTGGGAAGAGCATTATGGGTCTGTTGACCATCGAAGGATATACTGGGTCGACGCTGACCATTACCATCGAGGGGCATGATTGCAACGACGCGATGGCTGCGATCACAGAATTGTTTGAAAACAAGTTTTACGAAGAATAA